A genomic region of Zea mays cultivar B73 chromosome 6, Zm-B73-REFERENCE-NAM-5.0, whole genome shotgun sequence contains the following coding sequences:
- the LOC100274435 gene encoding Protein NRT1/ PTR FAMILY 3.1-like → MGTATAAMDRNADGEQGKRKKKGGFRTMPLILASEVCDRFATAGFGANLITYLTQQLHLPLVEASNTLTNFSGTSSLTPILGAFAADAFAGRFWTIIAGSVVYQLGMVGVVVSAVLPSLRPPPCDDPPAATPCQRASGWQLALLYLSLLLTSLGSGGIRPCVVAFGADQFERLDSAEEEEKAKAKAEAERKRRYFNLYFFTMGLAALLALTVVVYIQENVGWGWGFGIPAVGMFMSIVVFLVGYPLYVLVKPGGSPFTRLAQVVAAAFKKRNAAVPEDPRMLYQDKELDALISTNGRLLHTNQLTFFDRAAIVTAGDISPSGQPDPWRLSTVHRVEELKSIVRMLPIWSAGIMLATASSHNYTFTIMQARTMDRHMGPHFQLPPATLSIFSNAAMLVTLALYDRVFVPLARRVTGLPSGITYFQRMGIGLAISVLSVATAALVETKRRDAAARHGLLDSPAAVVPLSVFWLVPQFAVHGVGDAFSSVGHMEFLYDQAPESMRSSAAALFWLAASIGNYMGTVLVTAVQRATRGRGEWLQDNINRGRIDNYYWLVTCITLLNLGYYLVCFYFYTMKPLEVADDCDKDCELSSLQKNGSGAALV, encoded by the exons CAAGCGAAGTCTGCGACCGGTTTGCCACGGCCGGCTTCGGCGCCAACCTGATCACGTACCTGACGCAGCAGCTGCACCTCCCGCTGGTGGAGGCCTCGAACACGCTAACCAACTTCAGCGGCACGTCCTCCTTGACGCCCATCCTAGGCGCGTTCGCCGCCGACGCCTTCGCCGGCCGCTTCTGGACCATCATCGCAGGGTCCGTGGTGTACCAGCTCGGCATGGTCGGCGTGGTGGTGTCCGCGGTCCTCCCCTCGCTCCGGCCGCCCCCGTGCGACGACCCGCCGGCGGCCACCCCGTGCCAGCGCGCCTCCGGGTGGCAGCTCGCCCTGCTGTACCTCTCGCTGCTGCTCACGTCGCTGGGCTCCGGCGGGATCCGGCCGTGCGTCGTGGCGTTCGGCGCCGACCAGTTCGAGCGGCTGGACAGCGCCGAGGAGGAGGAGAAGGCCAAGGCCAAGGCGGAGGCGGAGCGGAAGCGGCGCTACTTCAACCTCTACTTCTTCACCATGGGGCTGGCGGCGCTGCTGGCGCTGACGGTGGTGGTGTACATCCAGGAGAACgtggggtgggggtgggggttcGGGATCCCGGCCGTGGGCATGTTCATGTCCATCGTCGTGTTCCTGGTCGGCTACCCGCTCTACGTGCTGGTCAAGCCCGGGGGCAGCCCGTTCACGCGGCTCGCGCAGGTTGTCGCAGCCGCGTTCAAGAAGCGCAACGCCGCCGTGCCCGAGGACCCCCGCATGCTGTATCAGGACAAGGAGCTCGACGCGCTCATCTCCACCAACGGCAGGCTCCTACACACCAATCAGCTTAC GTTCTTCGACCGGGCAGCAATAGTGACGGCGGGCGACATCTCCCCGTCCGGGCAACCAGACCCGTGGCGCCTGTCGACGGTGCACCGCGTGGAGGAGCTCAAGTCCATCGTCCGCATGCTGCCCATCTGGTCGGCCGGCATCATGCTGGCCACCGCCAGCTCGCACAACTACACCTTCACCATCATGCAGGCGCGGACCATGGACCGGCACATGGGGCCCCACTTCCAGCTCCCGCCGGCGACGCTGTCCATCTTCTCGAACGCGGCCATGCTCGTCACCCTGGCCTTGTACGACCGCGTCTTCGTGCCCCTGGCGCGCCGCGTCACGGGCCTGCCGTCCGGGATCACCTACTTCCAGCGCATGGGCATCGGGCTGGCCATCTCCGTGCTCAGCGTCGCCACGGCGGCGCTCGTGGAGACCAAGCGCCGCGACGCCGCCGCCCGGCACGGGCTCCTGGACAGCCCGGCCGCCGTCGTCCCGCTCAGCGTGTTCTGGCTGGTGCCCCAGTTCGCCGTCCACGGCGTCGGCGACGCCTTCTCGTCCGTGGGGCACATGGAGTTCCTGTACGACCAGGCGCCCGAGAGCATGCGCAGCAGCGCCGCCGCGCTCTTCTGGCTCGCCGCCTCCATCGGGAACTACATGGGCACGGTGCTCGTCACGGCGGTGCAGCGCGCCACGCGTGGGCGCGGCGAGTGGCTCCAGGACAACATCAACCGCGGCAGGATCGACAACTACTACTGGCTCGTCACCTGCATCACGCTACTCAACTTGGGCTACTACCTCGTCTGCTTCTATTTCTACACCATGAAGCCGCTGGAGGTGGCGGATGACTGTGACAAGGACTGTGAGCTCTCCTCCCTCCAGAAAAATGGCAGTGGCGCGGCGCTAGTGTGA